In Cicer arietinum cultivar CDC Frontier isolate Library 1 chromosome 7, Cicar.CDCFrontier_v2.0, whole genome shotgun sequence, a single window of DNA contains:
- the LOC101499119 gene encoding uncharacterized protein codes for MSSFGSNQSESSSCFLARKRGKMAAWSMTSLITALPESPNSTHSSTYSDNATEFSTPRNQRLGIAYIDNNCLSDIDEWLEHANKFCKSFNEHLTETRRNGSPERDLRMSAVCNNFLTTSENELYNIILPSVREESPNRHTQTHLTSCINRYGGGRRPFKSATTSKQRTRLISKPKPYDEFLNEIRRKKLEADKVARNKAKHLQLMHRLRRKEEAINDWELQQTRKAMDHMDKIQNELERKQGMASERTRKKISSVREKAEKQKWNLRRSTMKKFQQLQIHHTRSTSDTSWETNFTFMTEPIGIKYCL; via the exons ATGTCAAGTTTTGGATCCAACCAATCTGAATCATCTTCTTGTTTTTTAGCAAGAAAGCGTGGCAAGATGGCAGCGTGGAGCATGACTTCTCTCATCACTGCTTTGCCAGAATCTCCTAATTCCACCCACAGTTCTACCTACTCAGACAATGCCACTGAATTCTCCACTCCAAGAAACCAG AGATTAGGCATCGCCTACATCGACAACAACTGCTTATctgatattgatgaatggttGGAACATGCCAATAAGTTCTGCAAATCCTTCAACGAACATCTTACAG AAACAAGGCGAAATGGAAGTCCTGAACGAGACTTGAGAATGTCAGCAGTATGCAACAATTTCCTTACAACTTCGGAGAATGAACTTTACAACATAATACTACCCTCAGTCAGAGAAGAAAGTCCAAACCGACATACTCAAACCCACCTTACCTCTTGCATCAACAGATACGGAGGAGGACGACGACCCTTCAAATCAGCAACCACCAGTAAACAACGCACAAGACTCATCAGCAAGCCCAAGCCTTATGATGAATTCTTGAATGAAATCAGAAGGAAGAAACTGGAAGCCGATAAAGTTGCACGTAACAAGGCCAAGCATCTTCAACTTATGCACAG gttgaGAAGGAAAGAAGAAGCTATAAATGATTGGGAATTGCAGCAAACCAGAAAAGCCATGGATCATATGGATAAAATTCAG AATGAGCTTGAAAGAAAACAAGGAATGGCTTCGGAAAGGACTCGGAAGAAAATAAGCTCAGTGAGGGAAAAGGCAGAGAAGCAAAAGTGGAACTTGAGGAGATCAACAATGAAAAAGTTTCAACAACTTCAAATACACCATACTCGCTCCACTTCAGATACTTCATGGGAAACAAACTTTACCTTTATGACAGAACCAATCGGCATTAAATATTGTCTCTAG
- the LOC101498800 gene encoding vacuolar-sorting receptor 1-like, translating to MQMRTKLTFLLCVWIFLCGSCVGRFVVEKNNLKITSPKSLRGIYECAIGNFGVPKYGGTMIGTVVYPKFNRNGCNKFNDGDTSLTSKPGSFPTFVLVDRGDCYFTLKAWNAQNGGAAAILVADDRIEPLITMDTPEEGNGANDDDYIEKITIPSALISKSLGDNIKMALSSGAMVNVNLDWREALPHPDERVEYELWTSSNDECGPKCESEINFLKSFKGAAQLLEQKGYTQFTPHYITWYCPEAFVLSQQCKSQCINNGRYCAPDPEQDFSRGYDGKDVVLQNLRQICFFKVANESGKPWQWWDYVTDFAIRCPMRENKYNEECSDQVIKSLGVDLNKIKECIGNPRADVESPILKAEQDAQIGQGSRGDVTILPTLVINNRQYRGKLSKAAVLKAICASFQETTEPSICLTPDMETNECLANNGGCWQDKAANITACRDTFRGRVCECPIVQNVKFVGDGYIHCEASGALRCAINNGGCWQGAQGGRAYSACIDDHTKGCKCPPGFRGDGVHSCEDVDECKEKLACQCPECSCKNTWGSYECRCSNDLFYVRESDMCIGKYSSNSSVSGGGFVWMLILILAIAAAGGYAFYKYRIQRYMDYEIRAIMAQYMPLDNQAENGNQVQHAV from the exons ATGCAAATGAGGACAAAGCTTACTTTTTTATTGTGTGTTTGGATTTTCCTTTGTGGGTCTTGTGTAGGAAGATTTGTCGtagaaaaaaacaatttaaaaataacttctcCAAAATCATTGAGAGGTATATATGAATGTGCAATTGGAAATTTTGGGGTTCCAAAGTATGGAGGAACCATGATTGGAACAGTTGTGTATCCAAAGTTTAATCGGAATGGATGCAACAAATTTAATGATGGAGATACATCTTTGACTTCCAAGCCCGGAAGCTTCCCCACCTTTGTTCTTGTTGATCGTGGAG ACTGTTATTTCACTTTAAAGGCATGGAATGCTCAGAATGGTGGAGCAGCAGCTATTCTAGTTGCAGATGATAGAATTGAACCATTGATCACAATGGACACTCCTGAAGAAGGGAATGGTGCTAATGATGATGATTACATCGAAAAGATTACAATTCCTTCTGCTCTTATAAGCAAATCACTAGGCGATAATATCAAGATGGCTCTCTCAAGTGGAGCAATGGTGAATGTAAATCTTGATTGGAGAGAGGCACTTCCACACCCTGATGAGAGAGTTGAGTATGAGTTATGGACAAGTAGCAATGATGAGTGTGGTCCAAAATGTGAGagtgaaattaattttttgaagagTTTCAAAGGTGCTGCTCAACTACTTGAGCAAAAAGGGTATACTCAGTTTACTCCTCACTATATAACATGGTATTGCCCAGAAGCATTTGTCTTAAGCCAACAGTGCAAATCTCAGTGTATTAATAATGGGAGGTACTGTGCACCAGATCCTGAGCAAGATTTTAGTAGAGGGTATGATGGAAAAGATGTTGTTCTTCAGAACTTGCGCCAAATTTGTTTCTTTAAAGTGGCAAATGAAAGTGGTAAGCCTTGGCAATGGTGGGATTATGTTACCGACTTTGCAATCCGATGTCCGATGAGAGAGAATAAATACAATGAAGAATGCTCTGATCAAGTTATTAAATCTCTTG GTGTTGATTTGAACAAGATTAAAGAATGTATTGGGAATCCTCGTGCAGATGTTGAAAGCCCTATTCTTAAGGCTGAACAGGATGCACAG ATAGGCCAGGGGTCTCGTGGTGATGTTACTATACTTCCCACTCTTGTTATTAACAACAGACAGTATAGAG GTAAGCTGTCAAAAGCAGCAGTTCTGAAGGCAATATGTGCAAGTTTTCAAGAGACCACTGAGCCATCAATTTGTTTAACTCCAG ACATGGAAACAAATGAGTGTTTGGCAAACAATGGTGGTTGTTGGCAGGACAAAGCTGCTAACATTACTGCTTGCAGG GACACTTTCCGAGGAAGAGTATGTGAATGTCCTATTGTACAAAATGTGAAGTTTGTTGGTGATGGATATATTCACTGTGAAG CAAGTGGAGCGTTGAGGTGTGCAATCAACAATGGAGGTTGTTGGCAGGGAGCACAAGGAGGCAGGGCATACTCTGCATGTATA GATGACCATACAAAAGGTTGTAAGTGTCCACCTGGATTCAGAGGTGATGGAGTCCACTCTTGTGAAGATGTGGACGAGTGCAAAGAGAAATTGGCTTGTCAGTGCCCAGAGTGCAGCTGCAAAAATACATGGGGGAGTTATGAATGCAGATGCAGTAATGATTTGTTCTATGTGCGAGAAAGTGACATGTGTATTGGTAAATATAGCTCTAATTCTTCTGTCTCTGGTGGAGGATTTGTTTGGATGCTTATTCTCATCTTAGCTATTGCTGCTGCTGGGGGATATGCATTCTACAAGTACAGAATCCAg AGATATATGGACTATGAGATAAGGGCAATAATGGCACAATACATGCCGTTGGATAATCAAGCAGAGAACGGTAATCAAGTTCAGCATGCTGTGTAG